DNA sequence from the Neosynechococcus sphagnicola sy1 genome:
AATTCAGCATGAGATGGGCCATGGCGCGATTGCGATGTCCGGAGGTGCGTTCAGAGACAAACACCGCTCCATCTAAGTAAACATCATGGCCGATATAGCGCCGAAACATTGACAGCAGGCGGTTGAGTCGTTCCGCTGGCCCCTGGCCCTGAATCAGACTCGTCGTGGCGATCGCCCCGGCATTGACCATTGGATTATAGGGACGCTTGGAATGTTCATCCAAAATAATGGCATTGAAGGCATCCCCCGTGGGCTCCACACCCACCTTGGTGAGCAAGTAATCCCGCCCATGATCTTCGAGGGCAAGCCCATGAACAAAGACCTTCGAAATCGACTGAATGGTGAAGAGTTGTTGAAAATCCCCCACCTCAAACACCTGCCCATCCACCGTCACCAGGCAAATGCTGAACAAGTCAGGGTTCACCTTCGCCAGTTCGGGAATGTAGCTTGCCACCTTGCCGATCCCCCACGGGGGTGGTACTGCTGGGTGCAGCGCCTCTAGAAAGGCTTGCAGATCTGCGGGATGGTTTTTCAGCCTGGTAATGCCGTTTTCAACTGCTTCAAGCATAGGGATTTCAGCGCTACCGTTGACGGGAAACGTTTAGGAGTTGGAACCGGGTTGTTGATCATCTAACCATGCTGCCCACAGATCCGGTCGGCGATCGCGGGTACGGTGGTGTTGTTGTTCAGCCCGCCACTGGGCGATCGCCCCATGGTTGCCTGAGAGGAGCACCTCCGGCACCGCCCACCCCTGAAACACAGGGGGTCGGGTGTACTGGGGATAATCCAATAGTCCAGCTTCAAAGCTTTCAGCTTTTAAAGACGCTTCCTTCCCCACTGTGCCGGGTAACAGCCGCACCACGCCATTCATCAGTGCCAGAGCTGGAATCTCACCGCAGGTGAGCACAAAATCTCCCAGGGAAACTTCCCGATCCACTAGATGGAGCACCCGCTCGTCCACGCCTTCGTAGTGACCACAGATAATCACCAGTTGCTCGTAGTTACTGGCAAATTCCTTTAACAGCTCTTGCTTTAGGGGTTCCCCTTGGGGTGTCATCAACAACACCAGCCCGGGGGGAGAGGCTGGGGAGGGATGCCACTGCGGCAAAAATCGGCTCTGGCTTCATCAGCATTCCCAACCCCCCCGCCATAGGGTTCATCATCCACCCGATGGTGTTTATCCGTGGTGAAGTCACGGGGGTTTGTCAGGAAAACCACTGCGATTTGCTTCGTCAGGGCTTTCCCCAAGAGTCCCGAAGTCAGGGGGGAACTAAAAAAATCAGGAAACAAGGTGACAATATCAATGCGCATATCCCCTCCCCGAGGCTCGGAGAGCAGTCTTGGGCGGAGAGCTAGGTCGCATCGTTGACCATCGCCCCTCGTAAAAATCTACGTGCTGCACAGGAGATCTGGCTGACAGTGACAACAGAGCTATGCTAGATCAGCCCCGACCAGAGATCTAGTGCTTATCCGCAGTCATGGCCATGGAGAGGGGAGAAGTTTTACTGCTGCGCCGAGGACAGACCGGGTTGCCACCGTCGTAATTGAAATCCCAGCAATACCCCCAGCCCCACCAGCGTGGTGAGGTAGATGAGAGTGATGATCCGCACCCGCAGGGGTGGTGCTACCCCCTCCACTTCCAGGATCTGCCCCACTTGAAAGGGGCGAAATTGCCGCTCTGCCCCTACCTGGGGAGCTGCCTCCACGGTAACTTGGTGAGCAGCCCCATCAAAAAATTGTTGCTGCCAGACAAATTGTCCCTGGGGATCTGGAATCCCTTCATAGGCAAAGGCAATCCAGTGATTTTCCAGTTGGGTGGTTGTGATCCGCAACAGCACATCGGTGGCGGGTTGATGGGTTTGGGTGTCCATCACTTGTACTTGTAAATGAGCGGGTTGGCCGACTCTGGCATGGCTATCGCCGGAGAGGTGCATTTCCCATCCCTGAGATCGAGCCTGGGTGGGGATCTCAACCGCAGGCGGCACTTCCATGTCGTGGGACATTCCCATGTCGTGTGACATAGCCATCGAATGGGGGGATGGAGCCAGTTCGGCGCTGATGTTGATCCAGAGCAGGGCTGCGATCGCCACCACAATAGCCCCACTCAGCAATAGCCGCACGGATTGCGGCGCGATTGCTCCCGGCTGGATTGCGGATCGCTCTCCGATGACCCCAGCCCCCCCCGGAGGCCGACCATCAATAAAACTCACCGCTAGAATGGCAAAGTTGCGATACTTTACCCAGTTCTCCGACACAGAGAAGGTTAGGGTTTGGGCGATCGGGGTAAAGGCATGGGGGACGATTGGGGTGGCTTGCACCCGCAATTGGTAAGTCCCCCGAATCGGTAACATTTGCTGAAGGGTTAAGATCCCTTGGGGGGCGATCGCTGTCATTTCTAGCAGCTCAGTACCTTCCACCATGGGGAAATCCGTTGTCAACCAGGGCGTTGGATTGGGCGTCAAAATTTGCAGATGCAGATTGACATTCTCCAGGGCATGACCTGCCCCGTCCACTGCTTGCAGGGTCAACTGTACCGGAGTCTGGGGGCTGGTGGCCTCGGCTTCAAACGGCATTATCTGTTGGACAGAGGGCATTGTGGTCAGTCGCACAGACGGTG
Encoded proteins:
- the glsA gene encoding glutaminase A codes for the protein MLEAVENGITRLKNHPADLQAFLEALHPAVPPPWGIGKVASYIPELAKVNPDLFSICLVTVDGQVFEVGDFQQLFTIQSISKVFVHGLALEDHGRDYLLTKVGVEPTGDAFNAIILDEHSKRPYNPMVNAGAIATTSLIQGQGPAERLNRLLSMFRRYIGHDVYLDGAVFVSERTSGHRNRAMAHLMLNFGMIDEPIEESLDLYFQQCSVMVTCRDLAVMAATLANHGVNPLTGERAIAGQYIKDILSVMYTCGMYNFAGEWAYQIGLPAKSGVCGGIIAIVPNLMGIGVFSPPLDQRGNSVRGVKVCQALSQEFELNLFDLLRQQLHPF
- the trmD gene encoding tRNA (guanosine(37)-N1)-methyltransferase TrmD produces the protein MTPQGEPLKQELLKEFASNYEQLVIICGHYEGVDERVLHLVDREVSLGDFVLTCGEIPALALMNGVVRLLPGTVGKEASLKAESFEAGLLDYPQYTRPPVFQGWAVPEVLLSGNHGAIAQWRAEQQHHRTRDRRPDLWAAWLDDQQPGSNS